TCTTAAAGAGTAGGTATAACTATCAAGTCAAAGTTCCTGATTTAATTATTAGATGGCCTGATTTTGTGAACTGTATCTTAATGTTTTTTTCTAACACTGTTGTTGTTTACTTTACCATTGGCTATAGTAGAAGACATAGATTTCTTTGCATTATTGTTTGCTTCTGTTGTTGTCAAAGAGTCATTTGTTTTAACAGTTATGGGATTAGATTGGGAGTAATATGTTTTTGTAGTGTCTACTTGTTCATTATGTTGGAAGTACGAAAGTAAACTTTCTTATGAATGTTATATGAGTGACTGCCTATATTGTGATATTACTTTTCTCACATGAAAAAAGTTAATGTCTAGTTTAAAAGTGGCTGTTTGAATCAGATTTTTAAACAAAAGCCTCAACTTGGAGAGTGGGGGAGTCTTTCTTATGTTTGAATGTTTTCTGTAACAGCAAATAATGGGAAAAAAAGGAGAGAAGCAGTTTAGGTGGTCAAAGCCAATGGAATATTTGATGTTGGAGATCTTAGCGGATGAAGTGAAGCAGAGAAATAAATCAACCAATCAGTTTAAGGTTATCTCATTCAATCGTGTTTCGAATGCCATTAATGAACAATTAGGAATGGACTGTTCTCTAAAGCATGTGGAGAATCATCTCAAAACGCTAAGAAGCACATGGAATATAGTGCAAACTTTACTAAACAAAAGTGGTCTTGGATGGGATGACAACTTGAAGATGATTACTGCTAGTCCCAGAGTGTATGCAATGCATATTCAGGTAATGTTGTTGTATCAGTATTGACGTCGTTTATGCAACTCTATGAATATTCAAGATATTCATGAAATATCTTAGCTATTAATTTTGACTTGAACTCTGTTTTTTTGTTTGTGAGAAATTAAATAGTTGAGGCTTTAGTTTTataggaaaagaagaaaagagagagggGGTGTTTTAGTTCTATATTTTGCCATTTCATGAAGTTTATGTTACAATTGTGTTTTATGTTGATGTCTCTTGTTTAATACCATGTTTTTGTCATTTATATTGTAGGCGCATCCTAGTCATGATAAGTTCATCAACAAGAAGATTGATATGTTTGAAGAAATGTCTCTTGTTTGTGGGAATGATCGAGCTAGGGGTGATTGTGCTAAGTCGTTTGAAGATATAGGCTTGGATTGTAGTTTAGAGAAAGGTATTGAAGATGAGATTGAAGGACCGTCTAAGGAGAATGGAGTGCAAGATGCGAGTGAAACTTCTCAAGTCAAGTCAAGTCGTAAAAGAAATCGTCCTTCTAATGTGCAAGGTGTGGTCGGTGATATTTCAACAAAACTTGGAGAAGTGGCAGCAGCAATAAGTAAGATAGCTGATAGCCGATTAGATGTGACAGTTTTGTATGAAGAAGTTATGGCAATTGAAGGTTATGGGGAAGAGTTCTTAGGGGATGCTTTTGACTATTTGGTACAAAGTGATACTTTAACTAAGGGATTCATGGctaaaaatcaaaatcttcGTAAGGTTTGGTTGGAAAGATTCAAGTGACTacataaatagaatatataagTGAATAGGAAGAACATAACTCTATATAGTACTACTATTATTAGAGGACTTGATATCTTTTTGCTTGAATTTGATTTGTGTGCTTGAGACAAAGTTGTTTTACATGTTTACAAATTGTTAGTTTGTTGATTTAATGGTGTTATTGAACTAAGTATtcacaattatattattatgatatgtttgtaCAACTTACTGTTTGATATGTGTGTGGTGTACAGAGATGAAAAATTGTGCACAATAATGTGAAAAACTTCAAGGCTTATGGTACGGTACCTAAGGCTTATGGTACAGAGATGAACAATTGTGCACAATAATGTGTGTGGTGTACAGAGATGAGCAATTATTGTGCACAATAATGTGAGCAATTGTGCACAATATGTGTGTGGTGTACAGAGATGAGCAATTCTGCTCGCCTTTAATTTATTGGTCTGTATAGTATAGTGTTAGCTAAAAGCATCTACTAATGTATGGTACGctattttcaagtttttttttttattaaaacgaCAGATCGATACATAAAATATCTTATATTCATTGCAAAATTAGAGATCTTATTTTAAAGTATTAGTATTTGATAGTTTGTGtagaaataatagaaaaatatcaagATCTAGTGGGGAGGGAGTTGGGGGTGAAAGAgcatagaaaattattttcctaaaagaaTTCCTCATTCACCAACCAAACACTAGAAATTGTTTTCCGGAAAATGTTTTCCACTCACTAACCAAACATAGGAAAACAAGTTAGAAATCAActtgttttcctagaaaacattttccatagaaaacattttccttcataccaaacacacccctagtgtttaagttaatttaataaaatttttattataatgtgatttataaagtaaaatttatgttaattaattaaaattaagtaaaataaattataaatttaaacatgtAGCATGCATCTATTGTATTCATGTAAACAtctagggtgtgtttggtatggaggaaaatgttttcttagaaaatgatttcctggaaaacaagtagattttggacttattttttcatgtttggttggtgagtagaaaatacttttcgaatatgatttttagtgtttgatttatgaatgaaaaatgttttttcagagacatcttttatttttactagagtaaaaaataatttatgacattgaaattattttttaaaatcaaaattattatttttggggtggtggtgggggtagtgggtggaggcgGGAGAGGNNNNNNNNNNNNNNNNNNNNNNNNNNNNNNNNNNNNNNNNNNNNNNNNNNNNNNNNNNNNNNNNNNNNNNNNNNNNNNNNNNNNNNNNNNNNNNNNNNNNNNNNNNNNNNNNNNNNNNNNNNNNNNNNNNNNNNNNNNNNNNNNNNNNNNNNNNNNNNNNNNNNNNNNNNNNNNNNNNNNNNNNNNNNNNNNNNNNNNNNNNNNNNNNNNNNNNNNNNNNNNNNNNNNNNNNNNNNNNNNNNNNNNNNNNNNNNNNNNNNNNNNNNNNNNNNNNNNNNNNNNNNNNNNNNNNNNNNNNNNNNNNNNNNNNNNNNNNNNNNNNNNNNNNNNNNNNNNNNNNNNNNNNNNNNNNNNNNNNNNNNNNNNNNNNNNNNNNNNNNNNNNNNNNNNNNNNNNNNNNNNNNNNNNNNNNNNNNNNNNNNNNNNNNNNNNNNNNNNNNNNNNNNNNNNNNNNNNNNNNNNNNNNNNNNNNNNNNNNNNNNNNNNNNNNNNNNNNNNNNNNNNNNNNNNNNNNNNNNNNNNNNNNNNNNNNNNNNNNNNNNNNNNNNNNNNNNNNNNNNNNNNNNNNNNNNNNNNNNNNNNNNNNNNNNNNNNNNNNNNNNNNNNNNNNNNNNNNNNNNNNNNNNNNNNNNNNNNNNNNNNNNNNNNNNNNNNNNNNNNNNNNNNNNNNNNNNNNNNNNNNNNNNNNNNNNNNNNNNNNNNNNNNNNNNNNNNNNNNNNNNNNNNNNNNNNNNNNNNNNNNNNNNNNNNNNNNNNNNNNNNNNNNNNNNNNNNNNNNNNNNNNNNNNNNNNNNNNNNNNNNNNNNNNNNNNNNNNNNNNNNNNNNNNNNNNNNNNNNNNNNNNNNNNNNNNNNNNNNNNNNNNNNNNNNNNNNNNNNNNNNNNNNNNNNNNNNNNNNNNNNNNNNNNNNNNNNNNNNNNNNNNNNNNNNNNNNNNNNNNNNNNNNNNNNNNNNNNNNNNNNNNNNNNNNNNNNNNNNNNNNNNNNNNNNNNNNNNNNNNNNNNNNNNNNNNNNNNNNNNNNNNNNNNNNNNNNNNNNNNNNNNNNNNNNNNNNNNNNNNNNNNNNNNNNNNNNNNNNNNNNNNNNNNNNNNNNNNNNNNNNNNNNNNNNNNNNNNNNNNNNNNNNNNNNNNNNNNNNNNNNNNNNNNNNNNNNNNNNNNNNNNNNNNNNNNNNNNNNNNNNNNNNNNNNNNNNNNNNNNNNNNNNNNNNNNNNNNNNNNNNNNNNNNNNNNNNNNNNNNNNNNNNNNNNNNNNNNNNNNNNNNNNNNNNNNNNNNNNNNNNNNNNNNNNNNNNNNNNNNNNNNNNNNNNNNNNNNNNNNNNNNNNNNNNNNNNNNNNNNNNNNNNNNNNNNNNNNNNNNNNNNNNNNNNNNNNNNNNNNNNNNNNNNNNNNNNNNNNNNNNNNNNNNNNNNNNNNNNNNNNNNNNNNNNNNNNNNNNNNNNNNNNNNNNNNNNNNNNNNNNNNNNNNNNNNNNNNNNNNNNNNNNNNNNNNNNNNNNNNNNNNNNNNNNNNNNNNNNNNNNNNNNNNNNNNNNNNNNNNNNNNNNNNNNNNNNNNNNNNNNNNNNNNNNNNNNNNNNNNNNNNNNNNNNNNNNNNNNNNNNNNNNNNNNNNNNNNNNNNNNNNNNNNNNNNNNNNNNNNNNNNNNNNNNNNNNNNNNNNNNNNNNNNNNNNNNNNNNNNNNNNNNNNNNNNNNNNNNNNNNNNNNNNNNNNNNNNNNNNNNNNNNNNNNNNNNNNNNNNNNNNNNNNNNNNNNNNNNNNNNNNNNNNNNNNNNNNNNNNNNNNNNNNNNNNNNNNNNNNNNNNNNNNNNNNNNNNNNNNNNNNNNNNNNNNNNNNNNNNNNNNNNNNNNNNNNNNNNNNNNNNNNNNNNNNNNNNNNNNNNNNNNNNNNNNNNNNNNNNNNNNNNNNNNNNNNNNNNNNNNNNNNNNNNNNNNNNNNNNNNNNNNNNNNNNNNNNNNNNNNNNNNNNNNNNNNNNNNNNNNNNNNNNNNNNNNNNNNNNNNNNNNNNNNNNNNNNNNNNNNNNNNNNNNNNNNNNNNNNNNNNNNNNNNNNNNNNNNNNNNNNNNNNNNNNNNNNNNNNNNNNNNNNNNNNNNNNNNNNNNNNNNNNNNNNNNNNNNNNNNNNNNNNNNNNNNNNNNNNNNNNNNNNNNNNNNNNNNNNNNNNNNNNNNNNNNNNNNNNNNNNNNNNNNNNNNNNNNNNNNNNNNNNNNNNNNNNNNNNNNNNNNNNNNNNNNNNNNNNNNNNNNNNNNNNNNNNNNNNNNNNNNNNNNNNNNNNNNNNNNNNNNNNNNNNNNNNNNNNNNNNNNNNNNNNNNNNNNNNNNNNNNNNNNNNNNNNNNNNNNNNNNNNNNNNNNNNNNNNNNNNNNNNNNNNNNNNNNNNNNNNNNNNNNNNNNNNNNNNNNNNNNNNNNNNNNNNNNNNNNNNNNNNNNNNNNNNNNNNNNNNNNNNNNNNNNNNNNNNNNNNNNNNNNNNNNNNNNNNNNNNNNNNNNNNNNNNNNNNNNNNNNNNNNNNNNNNNNNNNNNNNNNNNNNNNNNNNNNNNNNNNNNNNNNNNNNNNNNNNNNNNNNNNNNNNNNNNNNNNNNNNNNNNNNNNNNNNNNNNNNNNNNNNNNNNNNNNNNNNNNNNNNNNNNNNNNNNNNNNNNNNNNNNNNNNNNNNNNNNNNNNNNNNNNNNNNNNNNNNNNNNNNNNNNNNNNNNNNNNNNNNNNNNNNNNNNNNNNNNNNNNNNNNNNNNNNNNNNNNNNNNNNNNNNNNNNNNNNNNNNNNNNNNNNNNNNNNNNNNNNNNNNNNNNNNNNNNNNNNNNNNNNNNNNNNNNNNNNNNNNNNNNNNNNNNNNNNNNNNNNNNNNNNNNNNNNNNNNNNNNNNNNNNNNNNNNNNNNNNNNNNNNNNNNNNNNNNNNNNNNNNNNNNNNNNNNNNNNNNNNNNNNNNNNNNNNNNNNNNNNNNNNNNNNNNNNNNNNNNNNNNNNNNNNNNNNNNNNNNNNNNNNNNNNNNNNNNNNNNNNNNNNNNNNNNNNNNNNNNNNNNNNNNNNNNNNNNNNNNNNNNNNNNNNNNNNNNNNNNNNNNNNNNNNNNNNNNNNNNNNNNNNNNNNNNNNNNNNNNNNNNNNNNNNNNNNNNNNNNNNNNNNNNNNNNNNNNNNNNNNNNNNNNNNNNNNNNNNNNNNNNNNNNNNNNNNNNNNNNNNNNNNNNNNNNNNNNNNNNNNNNNNNNNNNNNNNNNNNNNNNNNNNNNNNNNNNNNNNNNNNNNNNNNNNNNNNNNNNNNNNNNNNNNNNNNNNNNNNNNNNNNNNNNNNNNNNNNNNNNNNNNNNNNNNNNNNNNNNNNNNNNNNNNNNNNNNNNNNNNNNNNNNNNNNNNNNNNNNNNNNNNNNNNNNNNNNNNNNNNNNNNN
The nucleotide sequence above comes from Solanum pennellii chromosome 9, SPENNV200. Encoded proteins:
- the LOC107030835 gene encoding uncharacterized protein At2g29880-like → MGKKGEKQFRWSKPMEYLMLEILADEVKQRNKSTNQFKVISFNRVSNAINEQLGMDCSLKHVENHLKTLRSTWNIVQTLLNKSGLGWDDNLKMITASPRVYAMHIQAHPSHDKFINKKIDMFEEMSLVCGNDRARGDCAKSFEDIGLDCSLEKGIEDEIEGPSKENGVQDASETSQVKSSRKRNRPSNVQGVVGDISTKLGEVAAAISKIADSRLDVTVLYEEVMAIEGYGEEFLGDAFDYLVQSDTLTKGFMAKNQNLRKVWLERFK